The following are encoded in a window of Miltoncostaea marina genomic DNA:
- a CDS encoding Fur family transcriptional regulator, translating into MIRAHGHTPGGHDDWAAHALDRVASAGHRSGGARRAVIESLAAQTCCRSAQEIFDQLRADGRRVGIASVYRVLDLLVSLGLVQRLDLGGGGARYEPALPGGEHHHHLVCVDCGEVQPFEDPGLERALEGTARGSDFSVVAHDVVLRGRCPDCRAA; encoded by the coding sequence ATGATACGCGCGCACGGCCACACCCCCGGCGGCCACGACGACTGGGCCGCGCACGCGCTCGACCGGGTGGCGAGCGCCGGCCACCGCTCCGGCGGCGCCCGCCGCGCCGTGATCGAGTCGCTCGCCGCGCAGACCTGCTGTCGCTCCGCGCAGGAGATCTTCGACCAGCTGCGCGCCGACGGGCGCCGCGTCGGCATCGCGAGCGTCTACCGGGTGCTCGACCTGCTGGTGAGCCTGGGGCTGGTGCAGCGGCTCGACCTGGGCGGCGGCGGGGCGCGCTACGAGCCGGCCCTGCCCGGCGGCGAGCATCACCACCACCTGGTGTGTGTGGACTGCGGCGAGGTGCAGCCGTTCGAGGACCCCGGGCTGGAGCGGGCGCTCGAGGGCACCGCGCGCGGGTCGGACTTCAGCGTGGTGGCCCACGACGTGGTGCTGCGCGGCCGCTGCCCCGACTGCCGGGCGGCGTGA
- a CDS encoding metal ABC transporter ATP-binding protein, with amino-acid sequence MSPPAALWAAGLAVGHDGRAVVDGLALELLPGETLAVLGTNGSGKSTLVTTIVGLRPPVAGELRVLGGPPGGAPARVAYLGQTTGSGLALPIRARDVVAMGRFAARGLLGRMRAADRLAIDRGMERMGVAHLAEAPVADLSGGQRQRVHIAQALAWQADLLVLDEPTAGLDVAGRALLLAALDEERARGAAVVMCTHDVRDATAAERCLLLAGRVVAYGAPGEAMTRDALMDTFGLVLGEAPGGGGELVMDPVHRCDDGHGHAP; translated from the coding sequence GTGAGCCCGCCCGCCGCCCTGTGGGCCGCGGGCCTGGCCGTGGGCCACGACGGCCGCGCGGTGGTGGACGGCCTCGCCCTCGAGCTGCTGCCGGGCGAGACGCTGGCCGTGCTCGGCACCAACGGCTCGGGCAAGTCGACGCTCGTCACCACGATCGTGGGCCTGCGCCCGCCCGTGGCCGGCGAGCTGCGCGTGCTGGGCGGGCCGCCGGGCGGCGCGCCGGCGCGGGTGGCGTACCTCGGCCAGACGACCGGATCGGGGCTCGCCCTGCCGATCCGCGCCCGCGACGTGGTGGCGATGGGCCGCTTCGCCGCCCGCGGGCTGCTGGGGCGCATGCGCGCCGCGGACCGGCTGGCGATCGACCGCGGCATGGAGCGGATGGGCGTCGCGCACCTGGCCGAGGCCCCGGTCGCCGACCTCTCCGGCGGGCAGCGGCAGCGGGTGCACATCGCGCAGGCGCTCGCGTGGCAGGCCGACCTGCTGGTGCTCGACGAGCCCACCGCCGGGCTCGACGTGGCCGGTCGCGCGCTGCTGCTGGCGGCCCTCGACGAGGAGCGCGCCCGCGGCGCGGCGGTCGTCATGTGCACGCACGACGTGCGCGACGCCACCGCCGCCGAGCGCTGCCTGCTGCTGGCCGGGCGGGTCGTCGCCTACGGGGCGCCCGGCGAGGCCATGACCCGCGACGCGCTCATGGACACCTTCGGCCTCGTGCTGGGCGAGGCGCCGGGGGGCGGCGGCGAGCTGGTGATGGACCCGGTGCACCGGTGCGACGACGGCCACGGGCACGCGCCGTGA
- a CDS encoding metal ABC transporter permease, with translation MDPVDALVRPFADNEFMLRALVAGCLVALACAVAGTFVVLRGLAFIGDALAHGVLPGIAGAVLLGLPTTAGAVVGAVVMIGGVNLVRRRTRLSGDTAIGLLFVGMLALGVVLVSRSDSFSGDLTRILFGDVLGISWGDVWLQAAATAAVAALAAVCARPFLMLAFDPAQARVAGYPPARYEWLLLAAVAATVIVSFGTVGTLLVFGMLVAPPATAALVARRIGATMAGAAVIGVVSVAAGLLLSYHHDLAAGATIVLVEVALFFVVLAARGLRRPAARAATA, from the coding sequence GTGGACCCGGTCGACGCCCTCGTGCGCCCCTTCGCCGACAACGAGTTCATGCTGCGCGCGCTCGTGGCCGGCTGCCTCGTGGCGCTGGCCTGCGCGGTGGCGGGCACCTTCGTGGTGCTGCGCGGGCTGGCCTTCATCGGCGACGCACTCGCGCACGGGGTGCTGCCGGGCATCGCCGGCGCCGTGCTGCTGGGCCTGCCCACCACCGCGGGCGCGGTGGTGGGCGCCGTGGTGATGATCGGCGGCGTCAACCTGGTGCGCCGCCGCACCCGGCTGTCGGGCGACACGGCGATCGGCCTGCTGTTCGTGGGCATGCTGGCCCTCGGCGTGGTGCTGGTGTCGCGCTCGGACTCCTTCTCCGGCGACCTCACCCGCATCCTGTTCGGCGACGTGCTCGGCATCTCGTGGGGGGACGTCTGGCTGCAGGCCGCCGCGACGGCCGCGGTGGCGGCCCTGGCCGCGGTCTGCGCCCGGCCGTTCCTGATGCTCGCCTTCGATCCGGCCCAGGCGCGCGTGGCCGGCTACCCGCCCGCGCGGTACGAGTGGCTGCTGCTGGCGGCGGTCGCGGCGACGGTGATCGTCTCGTTCGGCACCGTCGGCACGCTGCTCGTGTTCGGCATGCTCGTGGCCCCGCCGGCCACGGCGGCGCTCGTCGCCCGCCGCATCGGCGCCACCATGGCCGGGGCGGCCGTGATCGGCGTCGTCTCGGTGGCGGCGGGGCTCCTGCTGAGCTACCACCACGACCTGGCCGCCGGCGCCACGATCGTGCTGGTCGAGGTGGCCCTGTTCTTCGTCGTGCTCGCCGCCCGCGGGCTGCGGCGCCCCGCGGCGCGGGCGGCGACGGCGTGA
- a CDS encoding metal ABC transporter substrate-binding protein has product MTVPRALAALAALAAALAVVAGCGDGAAGDGRPSVVVTTPALGAVVREVTGDVAAVEVLLPEGADPHEFQPSARQAARLLQADLVVENGLGLEQGLEDTLGRARDDGVAVFTAGDHVNVRRGVRDGEAHADGDGHDHGDEAPDPHIWTDPIAMRDVVAALGPALERELAVDLGGRPARVARGLERLDAQVRAMLEAIPPQRRRMVTGHDSMGYFADRYDLEVVGAIIPSFSSQAQASAGTLAALRAQVQAAGVPAIFDEPGTPAGIARAIADETGARVVPIATLDMPGDGSYGAFVRAVAAAVRDGLTGRS; this is encoded by the coding sequence GTGACCGTGCCCAGAGCGCTCGCCGCGCTCGCGGCGCTCGCCGCCGCGCTGGCCGTCGTCGCGGGCTGCGGCGACGGGGCGGCCGGCGACGGCCGGCCGTCGGTCGTCGTGACCACGCCGGCCCTCGGCGCGGTCGTGCGCGAGGTGACCGGCGACGTGGCGGCCGTGGAGGTGCTGCTGCCGGAGGGCGCCGACCCCCACGAGTTCCAGCCGTCCGCGCGGCAGGCCGCGCGCCTGCTGCAGGCCGACCTGGTGGTCGAGAACGGCCTCGGGCTGGAGCAGGGCCTGGAGGACACGCTCGGGCGGGCGCGCGACGACGGGGTGGCCGTGTTCACGGCGGGCGACCACGTGAACGTGCGCCGCGGCGTGCGCGACGGCGAGGCGCACGCCGACGGGGACGGCCACGACCACGGCGACGAGGCGCCCGACCCGCACATCTGGACCGACCCGATCGCGATGCGCGACGTCGTCGCGGCGCTCGGGCCGGCGCTCGAGCGCGAGCTCGCCGTGGACCTGGGCGGCCGCCCGGCGCGGGTCGCCCGCGGGCTGGAGCGCCTCGACGCGCAGGTGCGCGCGATGCTCGAGGCCATCCCGCCGCAGCGGCGGCGCATGGTGACCGGCCACGACTCCATGGGCTACTTCGCCGACCGCTACGACCTGGAGGTGGTCGGCGCGATCATCCCATCGTTCAGCTCGCAGGCCCAGGCCTCGGCGGGCACGCTAGCCGCGCTGCGGGCGCAGGTGCAGGCCGCCGGCGTCCCGGCGATCTTCGACGAGCCCGGCACGCCGGCGGGCATCGCCCGCGCGATCGCCGACGAGACCGGCGCACGGGTGGTGCCGATCGCGACCCTCGACATGCCGGGCGACGGCTCGTACGGCGCCTTCGTCCGCGCCGTCGCCGCCGCCGTGCGTGACGGGCTCACCGGGCGGTCGTAG
- the lgt gene encoding prolipoprotein diacylglyceryl transferase — MNAAGLVATIPAPSIRDIELGPFEIRLYALCLLAGVAVASWLTVRRWAARGGAPDVVLEVTLWSVLAGLVGGRLYHVVTSWDQLGDEWYAPFAIWEGGLGIWGGVLFGVLAGALVCRLRGVSVLEMMDAAAPGILIAQGIGRLGNYFNQELFGGPTDRPWGLEVDRSRRPDEYIDALTFHPTFLYEMLWNFGGAALIIWAGHRFRIRPPGVFCLYVAVYSLGRIFWEQLRVDPSRELLGQRLNFYVALALLLGAIAVFVWDRRRRGPEEERRPPPRAGVPRAPGGRARPAGGRR, encoded by the coding sequence GTGAACGCCGCCGGCCTCGTCGCCACGATCCCCGCGCCCTCGATCCGCGACATCGAGCTGGGGCCGTTCGAGATCCGGCTGTACGCGCTCTGCCTGCTCGCAGGCGTCGCGGTGGCGTCGTGGCTCACCGTGCGGCGCTGGGCGGCGCGCGGCGGCGCGCCGGACGTGGTGCTCGAGGTCACCCTCTGGTCGGTGCTCGCCGGGCTCGTGGGCGGCCGGCTGTACCACGTGGTCACGAGCTGGGACCAGCTCGGCGACGAGTGGTACGCCCCGTTCGCGATCTGGGAGGGCGGCCTCGGCATCTGGGGCGGCGTGCTGTTCGGCGTGCTCGCGGGCGCGCTCGTGTGCCGCCTGCGCGGCGTCAGCGTGCTCGAGATGATGGACGCGGCGGCGCCCGGGATCCTGATCGCCCAGGGCATCGGGCGGCTCGGCAACTACTTCAACCAGGAGCTGTTCGGCGGTCCCACCGACCGGCCCTGGGGCCTCGAGGTCGACCGCTCGCGCCGCCCGGACGAGTACATCGACGCGCTCACGTTCCACCCGACGTTCCTCTACGAGATGCTCTGGAACTTCGGCGGCGCGGCGCTGATCATCTGGGCCGGCCACCGCTTCCGCATCCGCCCGCCCGGGGTCTTCTGCCTCTACGTGGCGGTCTACTCGCTGGGCCGCATCTTCTGGGAGCAGCTGCGCGTCGACCCCTCCCGCGAGCTCCTGGGGCAGCGCCTCAACTTCTACGTGGCGCTCGCCCTCCTCCTCGGCGCCATCGCGGTCTTCGTGTGGGACCGCCGCCGCCGGGGGCCGGAGGAGGAGCGCCGCCCGCCGCCGCGGGCCGGCGTGCCGCGCGCGCCGGGCGGCCGGGCCCGCCCCGCGGGCGGGCGCCGCTAG
- a CDS encoding MFS transporter: MPAATAGERPRVRLIFGALIMVLLLASLDQTIVSTALPTIVGEMGGYEHLSWVVTAYLLASTVAGPLYGKLGDLYGRKVVLQAAIAIFLVGSVLCGVAQNMPELIAFRAVQGLGGGGLMVTTMAVVGDILSPRERGRYQGYLGAVFGVSTVVGPLAGGFFVDHLSWRWIFYVNLPIGGAALAVIAVAFRARSRQVHHRIDYLGASVLTGALSAIVLATSLGGTTLAWDSPQIIGMIAAGAVLTALFPFVEMRASEPILPMALFRNHVVATTSAIGFIVGLALFGSVTYLPLYLQVVRGHTPTESGLLMTPMMAGVLATSIGSGTIISRIGRYKPFPIAGTALMTAGCAILAGIAVDTPAWRTALGMLVLGLGLGMVMQVLVLAAQNAVDYRLLGVATSGSALARMVGGSIGVAAFGAIFANRLAGELAGRLPPGASVPADADPAAIHRLPDAVREPYVTAFADALAPIFLAAAVIAALAFALTWTLRELPLRRTAGAEGVGESFASPRDDDPLRELERAVSRVAERDNRWEAYERLAARVGVTLPPPELWLLGRLGDRPPVPPDRLAAELGADPDGVRAALGGLERRGLVRAGATGARLTREGRAAHDRLAAGRRAALAEIFTGWDPEQPEVRALADRLLGAFVSEIPRPATSRA; encoded by the coding sequence GTGCCGGCCGCCACGGCCGGCGAGCGCCCGCGCGTGCGCCTGATCTTCGGCGCGCTGATCATGGTGCTGCTGCTGGCGTCGCTCGACCAGACGATCGTGTCGACGGCGCTGCCGACGATCGTCGGCGAGATGGGCGGCTACGAGCACCTCTCGTGGGTGGTGACCGCCTACCTGCTCGCCTCCACGGTGGCGGGGCCGCTGTACGGCAAGCTCGGGGACCTCTACGGCCGCAAGGTCGTGCTGCAGGCGGCGATCGCGATCTTCCTGGTCGGCTCGGTGCTCTGCGGCGTGGCGCAGAACATGCCGGAGCTCATCGCCTTCCGGGCGGTGCAGGGGCTCGGCGGCGGCGGGCTGATGGTCACGACGATGGCGGTGGTGGGCGACATCCTCTCCCCGCGCGAGCGCGGCCGCTACCAGGGGTACCTGGGCGCGGTCTTCGGCGTCTCGACGGTGGTCGGCCCGCTGGCCGGCGGGTTCTTCGTCGACCACCTCTCCTGGCGCTGGATCTTCTACGTCAACCTGCCGATCGGCGGCGCCGCGCTGGCGGTGATCGCGGTCGCCTTCCGCGCCCGGTCCCGGCAGGTGCACCACCGCATCGACTACCTCGGCGCGAGCGTGCTGACCGGGGCGCTCTCGGCGATCGTGCTCGCCACCTCGCTCGGGGGGACGACCCTGGCGTGGGACTCGCCGCAGATCATCGGGATGATCGCGGCCGGCGCGGTGCTGACGGCGCTCTTCCCGTTCGTGGAGATGCGGGCGTCCGAGCCGATCCTGCCGATGGCGCTCTTCCGCAACCACGTCGTCGCCACGACGAGCGCGATCGGCTTCATCGTGGGCCTGGCGCTGTTCGGCTCGGTGACCTACCTGCCGCTGTACCTGCAGGTGGTGCGCGGCCACACCCCGACCGAGTCGGGCCTGCTGATGACGCCCATGATGGCGGGCGTGCTCGCGACCTCCATCGGCAGCGGCACGATCATCAGCCGGATCGGCCGCTACAAGCCGTTCCCCATCGCCGGGACCGCGCTCATGACCGCCGGCTGCGCGATCCTGGCGGGCATCGCGGTCGACACGCCGGCCTGGCGCACCGCGCTCGGGATGCTGGTGCTCGGCCTGGGGCTCGGGATGGTGATGCAGGTGCTCGTGCTGGCGGCGCAGAACGCGGTCGACTACCGCCTGCTCGGCGTGGCGACGTCGGGCTCGGCGCTGGCCCGGATGGTCGGCGGCTCGATCGGGGTCGCCGCGTTCGGCGCCATCTTCGCCAACCGGCTGGCCGGCGAGCTCGCCGGCCGGCTGCCGCCGGGCGCCTCGGTGCCGGCCGACGCCGACCCGGCGGCGATCCACCGGCTGCCCGACGCGGTGCGCGAGCCCTACGTGACCGCGTTCGCCGACGCGCTCGCGCCGATCTTCCTGGCCGCCGCCGTCATCGCCGCGCTCGCGTTCGCGCTGACCTGGACCCTGCGCGAGCTGCCGCTGCGCCGCACCGCCGGCGCGGAGGGGGTGGGCGAGAGCTTCGCCTCGCCGCGCGACGACGACCCGCTGCGCGAGCTCGAGCGGGCGGTCAGCCGCGTCGCCGAGCGCGACAACCGCTGGGAGGCGTACGAGCGGCTGGCGGCGCGGGTGGGCGTCACCCTGCCGCCCCCGGAGCTGTGGCTGCTCGGCCGCCTGGGCGACCGGCCGCCCGTGCCGCCCGACCGGCTCGCGGCCGAGCTCGGCGCCGACCCCGACGGGGTGCGCGCGGCGCTCGGGGGGCTCGAGCGGCGCGGCCTGGTGCGCGCCGGCGCGACCGGCGCGCGGCTCACCCGCGAGGGCCGCGCGGCCCACGACCGCCTCGCGGCCGGCCGCCGCGCGGCGCTGGCCGAGATCTTCACCGGGTGGGACCCCGAGCAGCCCGAGGTGCGAGCCCTCGCCGACCGCCTGCTCGGCGCCTTCGTCAGCGAGATCCCCCGGCCGGCGACCTCGCGGGCCTAG
- the ilvD gene encoding dihydroxy-acid dehydratase codes for MTTDPYGPSDPAKRRSAAMTDGPDRAPARAMLKGTGFTDEDLARPIVGVATTWIETMPCNLNQRELATHVKRGVREAGGTPMELNTIAVSDGVSMGTDGMRASLVSREVIADSIELAARGHSFDGLVCLVGCDKTIPAAVMALARLDIPGLVLYNGSIAPGRFRGRDVTIQDVFEVVGAHAAGRASAGEVHALESVACPGAGACGGQFTANTMSMALDILGISPAGLNGVPAAHPDKAAAAVEAGRLAMRLVRDDVRPSQIVTRDSIDNAIAGIAASGGSTNGVLHLLAIAWELGIPLTIDDFDAIADRTPIVASLTPGGRYVATDLHEAGGVALITRELVGAGLVHPGARNVDGRTLAEIAEAARETPGQQVVVPADRPLSLTGGLAILRGNLAPEGCVVKLAGHERRLHVGPARVFESEEEAFAAVKRRLIEPGDVVVIRYEGPAGGPGMREMLHVTAAIVGEGIGDEVALITDGRFSGATHGLMVGHVAPEAARGGPIAAVQEGDTVVLDVDARELRLEIPDDELAARLAAWTAPEPRETRGVLAKYAALVSSASEGAVTRPR; via the coding sequence ATGACGACTGACCCGTACGGACCCTCCGACCCGGCCAAGCGCCGCAGCGCGGCCATGACCGACGGCCCCGACCGCGCGCCCGCCCGGGCGATGCTGAAGGGGACCGGGTTCACGGACGAGGACCTCGCACGGCCGATCGTCGGCGTGGCCACGACGTGGATCGAGACCATGCCGTGCAACCTCAACCAGCGCGAGCTGGCCACGCACGTGAAGCGCGGCGTGCGCGAGGCCGGCGGCACGCCGATGGAGCTCAACACGATCGCCGTCTCCGACGGCGTGTCGATGGGCACCGACGGCATGCGCGCGTCGCTCGTGTCGCGCGAGGTGATCGCCGACTCGATCGAGCTCGCCGCGCGCGGCCACTCGTTCGACGGGCTCGTCTGCCTGGTCGGCTGCGACAAGACCATCCCGGCCGCCGTGATGGCCCTGGCGCGCCTCGACATCCCCGGGCTCGTGCTCTACAACGGCTCGATCGCGCCGGGCCGCTTCCGCGGCCGCGACGTGACCATCCAGGACGTCTTCGAGGTGGTCGGCGCCCACGCGGCCGGCAGGGCCAGCGCGGGCGAGGTGCACGCGCTCGAGAGCGTCGCCTGCCCCGGCGCCGGGGCGTGCGGCGGCCAGTTCACCGCCAACACGATGTCGATGGCGCTCGACATCCTCGGGATCAGCCCGGCCGGGCTCAACGGCGTGCCGGCGGCCCACCCCGACAAGGCGGCGGCGGCCGTCGAGGCCGGGCGCCTCGCGATGCGGCTGGTGCGCGACGACGTGCGCCCCTCCCAGATCGTCACGCGCGACTCGATCGACAACGCCATCGCCGGCATCGCGGCGAGCGGCGGCTCCACGAACGGCGTGCTGCACCTGCTCGCGATCGCCTGGGAGCTCGGCATCCCGCTGACGATCGACGACTTCGACGCCATCGCCGACCGCACGCCGATCGTCGCGAGCCTCACCCCGGGCGGGAGGTACGTCGCCACCGACCTGCACGAGGCGGGCGGCGTCGCGCTCATCACCCGCGAGCTGGTCGGCGCCGGGCTGGTGCACCCCGGGGCGCGCAACGTCGACGGGCGCACCCTCGCCGAGATCGCCGAGGCGGCCCGCGAGACGCCCGGCCAGCAGGTCGTCGTGCCCGCCGACCGCCCCCTGTCGCTGACCGGCGGCCTGGCGATCCTGCGGGGCAACCTCGCCCCCGAGGGCTGCGTGGTGAAGCTCGCCGGCCACGAGCGCCGCCTGCACGTGGGGCCGGCCCGCGTCTTCGAGAGCGAGGAGGAGGCCTTCGCCGCCGTCAAGCGGCGCCTCATCGAGCCGGGCGACGTGGTGGTGATCCGCTACGAGGGCCCGGCAGGCGGCCCCGGCATGCGCGAGATGCTGCACGTGACCGCGGCGATCGTGGGCGAGGGCATCGGGGACGAGGTGGCGCTCATCACCGACGGCCGCTTCTCGGGCGCCACCCACGGCCTGATGGTGGGCCACGTGGCCCCCGAGGCCGCGCGCGGGGGGCCGATCGCCGCGGTGCAGGAGGGCGACACCGTCGTGCTCGACGTCGACGCGCGCGAGCTGCGCCTGGAGATCCCCGACGACGAGCTCGCCGCCCGCCTCGCCGCCTGGACGGCGCCGGAGCCGCGCGAGACCCGCGGCGTGCTCGCCAAGTACGCGGCGCTGGTGTCGTCGGCCTCCGAGGGGGCGGTCACCCGCCCCCGCTGA
- a CDS encoding phosphoenolpyruvate carboxylase: MTGPRDRHTPLGRSRERDEPLRRDVRLLGDLLGRVLVEQGGEGLLEVEERLRLLNRELRADPGGPEAAAREREVERIVGGLDREGLVGVIRAFSIYFQLVNAAEQHHRVRRRRQRDAERAAEGRAQPESLAAALAALRARGVPAERVQAALDRMRIELVATAHPTEIARHNVLEKHLMVDACLDELESPRSPREHREAVERLLEAITVLWQTDALRTSRPEAIDEVRRVVFFLEHMLVDAAGAVHEELGRVLDEHYPGVAAHEDILTFGSWAGGDQDGNPNCTPDLIPRALGRHRTAALRSLRERVRALAAELSLSERMVGVSDALRASLAADEARMPRAAPVVAARNPGEPYRRKLSFVWERLDPGGEAPYASPDEMIADLDVIRASLEEHRGERIARRGLARLHRRVRSFGFHLARLDVRQHSSILREAAAAVAGGGAPEGRAAEVVETFRRLREAIDEHGPEAAGTVIVSFTHEAGDLLAPLALARHAGLVRDDGDGALRSDVDLVPLFETIDDLRRAPEMMRTLLGTPAYRRNVEARGDRQTVMVGYSDSNKDGGYLASNWELFLAQQRIADACRLDGVHLTLFHGRGGSAGRGGASTYGAVKGGPLGTLDGRIRITEQGENLSSKYGLPPIAERNLDSVVAAVLERTLEEDEARGFSERKPVWDEAAAELAAASMAAYRGLVYEDPGFIPYFTQASPIEELGLLNIGSRPARRAGDGALRVEDLRAIPWVFAWTQNRHLLPSWYGVGTALRAFTGRYRGAAGVLREMYAGWPWWRVVVDTCHMAVGKADMRVAGLYAGLVGDDALRERMLGTVTDEYRRTTEGLLAVVGRERLLDDVPWLQSSIRLRNPYVDPLHAIQIRLLRELRAERDPARRAELEHPLLLTVSGIAAGLRNTG, from the coding sequence GTGACCGGGCCCCGGGACCGGCACACGCCCCTCGGGCGGTCCCGGGAGCGCGACGAGCCCCTGCGGCGGGACGTCCGCCTGCTGGGGGACCTGCTCGGGCGCGTGCTCGTCGAGCAGGGCGGCGAGGGGCTGCTCGAGGTGGAGGAGCGCCTGCGCCTGCTCAACCGGGAGCTGCGCGCGGACCCCGGCGGACCCGAGGCGGCGGCGCGCGAGCGCGAGGTCGAGCGCATCGTGGGCGGGCTCGACCGCGAGGGGCTCGTCGGCGTCATCCGCGCCTTCTCGATCTACTTCCAGCTCGTCAACGCCGCCGAGCAGCACCACCGGGTGCGCCGCCGGCGCCAGCGCGACGCCGAGCGCGCCGCGGAGGGGCGGGCCCAGCCCGAGAGCCTGGCGGCCGCGCTCGCCGCCCTGCGCGCGCGCGGCGTGCCCGCCGAGCGGGTGCAGGCGGCGCTCGACCGCATGCGCATCGAGCTGGTCGCGACCGCGCACCCGACCGAGATCGCCCGCCACAACGTGCTGGAGAAGCACCTGATGGTGGACGCCTGCCTCGACGAGCTCGAGTCGCCGCGCTCGCCGCGCGAGCACCGGGAGGCCGTCGAGCGGCTGCTCGAGGCGATCACCGTGCTGTGGCAGACCGACGCGCTGCGCACCTCGCGCCCGGAGGCCATCGACGAGGTGCGCCGGGTCGTGTTCTTCCTCGAGCACATGCTCGTCGACGCGGCGGGCGCGGTGCACGAGGAGCTCGGGCGGGTGCTCGACGAGCACTACCCGGGCGTGGCGGCGCACGAGGACATCCTCACCTTCGGCTCGTGGGCCGGCGGCGACCAGGACGGCAACCCCAACTGCACGCCGGACCTCATCCCCCGCGCGCTCGGCCGCCACCGCACCGCGGCGCTGCGCAGCCTGCGGGAGCGGGTGCGGGCGCTGGCCGCGGAGCTGTCGCTCTCCGAGCGGATGGTGGGCGTGAGCGACGCGCTGCGCGCCTCGCTGGCCGCCGACGAGGCCCGCATGCCGCGCGCCGCGCCGGTGGTGGCGGCGCGCAACCCCGGCGAGCCCTACCGCCGCAAGCTCTCGTTCGTGTGGGAGCGGCTCGACCCCGGCGGCGAGGCGCCCTACGCCTCGCCGGACGAGATGATCGCCGACCTCGACGTCATCCGGGCGTCGCTGGAGGAGCACCGCGGGGAGCGGATCGCGCGCCGGGGCCTCGCCCGCCTGCACCGCCGGGTGCGGAGCTTCGGCTTCCACCTGGCCCGGCTCGACGTGCGCCAGCACTCGTCGATCCTGCGCGAGGCCGCGGCGGCCGTCGCGGGCGGCGGCGCCCCGGAGGGCCGCGCCGCCGAGGTGGTCGAGACGTTCCGGCGCCTGCGCGAGGCGATCGACGAGCACGGCCCCGAGGCGGCCGGCACGGTGATCGTGAGCTTCACCCACGAGGCCGGGGACCTGCTCGCGCCGCTCGCCCTGGCCCGCCACGCCGGGCTGGTGCGCGACGACGGCGACGGCGCGCTGCGCTCCGACGTCGACCTGGTGCCGCTGTTCGAGACCATCGACGACTTGCGCCGCGCCCCCGAGATGATGCGCACGCTGCTCGGCACCCCGGCCTACCGGCGCAACGTCGAGGCCCGCGGCGACCGGCAGACCGTGATGGTGGGGTACTCCGACTCGAACAAGGACGGCGGCTACCTCGCCTCCAACTGGGAGCTGTTCCTCGCCCAGCAGCGCATCGCCGACGCGTGCCGCCTCGACGGGGTGCACCTCACGCTGTTCCACGGCCGCGGCGGCAGCGCCGGCCGGGGCGGCGCGTCGACCTACGGGGCGGTGAAGGGCGGGCCGCTCGGCACCCTCGACGGGCGCATCCGCATCACCGAGCAGGGCGAGAACCTGTCGTCCAAGTACGGCCTGCCGCCGATCGCCGAGCGCAACCTCGACTCCGTGGTGGCCGCCGTCCTGGAGCGGACGCTCGAGGAGGACGAGGCGCGGGGCTTCTCCGAGCGCAAGCCGGTGTGGGACGAGGCGGCGGCCGAGCTCGCCGCGGCCTCGATGGCGGCCTACCGCGGGCTGGTCTACGAGGACCCCGGCTTCATCCCCTACTTCACCCAGGCCAGCCCCATCGAGGAGCTGGGCCTGCTGAACATCGGCTCCCGGCCGGCGCGGCGCGCCGGCGACGGCGCGCTGCGGGTGGAGGACCTGCGCGCGATCCCCTGGGTGTTCGCCTGGACGCAGAACCGCCACCTGCTGCCGTCGTGGTACGGGGTCGGGACCGCGTTGCGGGCGTTCACCGGCCGCTATCGCGGCGCGGCCGGCGTGCTTCGCGAGATGTACGCCGGCTGGCCGTGGTGGCGGGTGGTGGTCGACACCTGCCACATGGCCGTCGGCAAGGCCGACATGCGCGTGGCCGGCCTCTACGCCGGGCTCGTGGGGGACGACGCCCTGCGCGAGCGCATGCTGGGCACGGTCACGGACGAGTACCGGCGCACGACGGAGGGGCTGCTGGCCGTTGTGGGCCGCGAGCGGCTGCTCGACGACGTCCCGTGGCTGCAGAGCTCCATCCGGCTGCGCAACCCCTACGTCGACCCGCTGCACGCCATCCAGATCCGCCTGCTGCGCGAGCTGCGCGCCGAGCGCGACCCGGCGCGGCGGGCCGAGCTGGAGCACCCCCTGCTGCTGACCGTCAGCGGCATCGCGGCGGGCCTGCGCAACACCGGCTGA
- a CDS encoding STAS domain-containing protein — MTTNHVEVRVEERGDVTVVTVGGVLDALALPDVSRALTDAQRGAAHVIIDLSGVTFMDSRGLGSLLAANERAREGAPPVSIHRPSEAVQRLLDVSGVRGVIPEVDELPTA, encoded by the coding sequence ATGACGACCAACCACGTCGAAGTGCGCGTGGAGGAGCGGGGCGACGTGACGGTGGTGACCGTCGGCGGCGTCCTCGACGCGCTCGCCCTCCCGGACGTCTCGCGGGCCCTCACGGATGCCCAGCGCGGCGCGGCGCACGTCATCATCGATCTCAGCGGCGTCACCTTCATGGACAGCCGGGGGCTCGGCTCGCTGCTCGCCGCGAACGAGCGCGCCCGCGAGGGCGCTCCGCCGGTGTCGATCCACCGCCCGTCGGAGGCCGTCCAGCGCCTGCTGGACGTCTCGGGCGTCCGCGGCGTGATCCCCGAGGTCGACGAGCTCCCCACGGCCTGA